TGAGGCAGCTGGGCAAAGGCTGCAGCAATCTCCTCAGCGACATCTTGAGGAAGATTCGAGACTAACGTTCCTAAGGTCATCATAATGACCCCGTGTTCTCCAGAGCTCTGCACAAAGTCCTCCAGGTCCACAGGGAGCGGCTTTGGGGGCTTGCACTGAAATCCAGCCATGTAGACTACATTTGGCATTGTTGGACGTGGAAAGTCAAAGACGAAATCATTCCTCATAAGCCATATGTCTGCATCCAGGAAAAATGTAGAGTAATCCACATCAGTGCCAAAATACTTTTCAACTAATGGTTTGTAATGAGGTTCTGTGACTTGTGACATGGTGTACATTCCAGCGATATAACTCAGCAAATTCTTAATTCTTTGAGGGAAGTTCATTTTATCTGTTAGCTCTGTTGCAGTGAAGGGAACATAAGACAGAGGCGAGGGTGCAATAAGGAGATGTCCTTCTCCTTGAATGGTCCATCTGACGTTGAAAACAAGAGGAACTTGGAGCCAACGCCCAAGCATTGTTCCTCCGCCAATGCCGGGGTCTgtcaaaaccaaatcaaatttGGTGTCCTTGAAGGACTGCATCAAGTTGTTATCTCCAAACATCTTATCAACCATTTCACTCAACCCCTTATGAAGCTGAGAAAACTGATCCACAGACTGTTGCTCCATCCTAATACGATTCCAGGTTTTATACCATGAAGATGCATGCCTACCCTGAAACCGCATTTCAAGGTGTCGAACAAAAAAggcttcaaagtgttttttatcaaATCCACCAGGGCTGGGAACAGTGACACTGGTGTATAGAGGAGAGTTTTCACTGATGTACCAGCTATCGGACGCCCGAACCACAGTGACCTCGTGGCCTTTGGCATGCAGTTCCTCTACCAGTACTTTCATGTTTACCCAATGGCTTCCATCCAATGGGAACACCAGGATTTTGCCCCCAGATGCACTTGATAATTGAATCAACAGTAGAGCAAACATGACGAGAGACGAGTGAGGCAACATTCTGATGACGTCCCCGAAACCTattaaattaacaaaacaaGTTAATAAAAAAGAACTGGTTGTCTGGTTTGCACATCTTTTTGTGTTGACATTCATACTAATATgaaaaacagaagcagaaaaTAAGTACTACTAAACTATTACTAAAAACTACTAAAGTACAGTAAtgctacttaagtacaattttcaaGGTAATTTGATTGTACTTTAAACTTCTTCTCTGTTACATGTTAGAGGGAAATGTTATACCAATTTGTGTCTAAATACCAGTTtgaggcacaaaaaaaaaaaggaaaaccaaagtTGATAGCAGTAACTGCTTCTATTAAACAGTACATGTAACTACCAGGACCTGCACAGACCATGTTTCAACGAAACACATTCAATGACTGTTTTTACTGCATAAaagagatttattttaacacttacCCAAATCAACAGCAACAGGAAGGACTATCCAATCTCAAAGTTCAAAAGTATTAGCTTCCAATCTTTCAAAGTTATGACTGACTGGAATGTGGTCATCTGCTATGTAACAGAACGGTTGTATAAGaaggtgtgtttctgctgcggATAATGACCCTGTTGCTTAGtgtatggggtcagatcagtctcataattcaCGAATGCAGACAGAAGGATttacacttgtatttcatgatccgcaaaagcattcacacttatattttcaatgcacacaccaatgtgttccgtttcacatacatgtaaataaaatccaaatacagaaaaaagttttacatgtgtatttttgatccacacatgtTTGTTAAAACagctgaacctgcatacacaaaccgctTTCTGAGCATGGATTGCTGTGCATTTGtctgtgggttttttgagactcccctgatgCTCACCTGATTCGTACTTGTCATTTTttccatctatagccaatcagatgtctcctcgaatctaagccaatcacatgagcgcgcccccacGTTGCGTTCGTGACGTAACActtcatatacgcattttgcgctgtccgAGATGACAGGTGaacttcagaaaataaagtaatttaatcTACCCATGCAAAAAGGCTGAACAATTAGAACATACTGTttcaacatttaacacatttattaacCAAATCACAGAAACCTAGAACAGCACAGTGCTAAATACAGTATTGAAAAATCAGCGTCAATGTAAATGTGTCAAAGCGGCAGAAAGCAGTTAAATGGGACAGAGAAGTGCTCTCAGGTACGTGTGTGGGCGAGCTCGATGCAATGTTGAAGTTCACgtgtcagctccggacagcgcaaaatgcgtatatgaagcgTTACGTCACGAACGCAAGAAAGAATACCCTCGTGGGGGcacgctcatgtgattggcttagaatcgaggagacatctgattggctatagatggaaAAATTACAAGGACGTGAGGTCAGGcgagtctcaaaaaacccacacacgaatgcacagcgatccatgctCAGAAAGTGGTTTGTGTATTCAGGTTCAGCGGTTTTAAAcggaaaacaaacatgtgtggatcaaaaatacacatgtaaaacttttttctgtaattggattttatttacatgtatgtgaaacggaacacattgtgtgtgcattgaaaatacaagtgtgaatgcttttgcggatcatgaaatacaagtgtgaatccttctgtgtgcactCGTGAATTATGAGATTGATCTGACCCCATACTTAGTGTGCATAGAGTGCTGCAAGAACACGGgttcatgttttgttgaaagctgaacaaatgtatttgttgtgccATCTAGTGTCAAGTCAGTGTATTTAATGTACAAATACTTTTTACCGGAACAGAGCAAACTATTTTTTCACAGATGCTGCTCCCATGTTCTTATACACAAATTTGCCATAAGCATTCAGCCATTTAATCATCTTTTAAGTTTGATAAATAAAGAATGTCACATATATACATGGTATGCATTGTCATATACTAATAATACACAAGGATGGGAGTAAAGAAACACTGTAATATAAAGCTTGTGGAATGTATCAGTTGCTATTCCATTTTTTatgagaaacacacattttttgctTTGACATGATACTCTCATCTGGTGTTAACCAACTTTATTGCCTTCCTTCTTCCCCTTTAAGTTAAGGCTAGCCTACTTTCTACCCCTTGTTACAGGTTGCatgcatgtacagtacatggGATGGCCAGATCGACGAGAGATTTTTCCCTCCCAGACTGTGTTATCCAAATACTTTTCAGAGAattgaaaatgtacaattatacattatatatatatatatatatatatttttttttttttaaagtaaggaCTAGAAAACATCACCAAAATAGTATTTTATACATTGTTATGTTCATCAATTCATGACCCTTCATATTCAATTTATTCAGGGGGTACCAACCTTGGGGTAAATAATTGCGAAACAAACTTTACAGTACTGGAGAACCGTTGGGTGGAGTAGGCTATTCTGCATTAGCCAGATCACATTTAGGCCACTTAATTTTAGGATAATAATGTTAATACAATCAGCATctgcataaaaaataaatataaatgggGATTTTATTGATGCTTTTTCATGTAGGATGtacttattttgtatatattatgGTTGATGATTTTATACTAAGGTGGACCTCTAT
Above is a genomic segment from Eleginops maclovinus isolate JMC-PN-2008 ecotype Puerto Natales chromosome 2, JC_Emac_rtc_rv5, whole genome shotgun sequence containing:
- the LOC134875861 gene encoding UDP-glucuronosyltransferase 2A1-like — translated: MLPHSSLVMFALLLIQLSSASGGKILVFPLDGSHWVNMKVLVEELHAKGHEVTVVRASDSWYISENSPLYTSVTVPSPGGFDKKHFEAFFVRHLEMRFQGRHASSWYKTWNRIRMEQQSVDQFSQLHKGLSEMVDKMFGDNNLMQSFKDTKFDLVLTDPGIGGGTMLGRWLQVPLVFNVRWTIQGEGHLLIAPSPLSYVPFTATELTDKMNFPQRIKNLLSYIAGMYTMSQVTEPHYKPLVEKYFGTDVDYSTFFLDADIWLMRNDFVFDFPRPTMPNVVYMAGFQCKPPKPLPVDLEDFVQSSGEHGVIMMTLGTLVSNLPQDVAEEIAAAFAQLPQKVIWRYIGQRPANLGNNTIMVNWMPQNDLLGHPKTRVFVTHGGTNSVQEAIYHGVSVVGLPLSFDQPDNLNRLRAKGGAVIMDIAELDRHNFGDALKTAIYDPSYSENMQRLSRLHRDQPVKPLDLAVFWIEYVIRHKGARHLQTHSYKMSWFVYNSIDVIAALLAVVLLVAFSCIAIVKLLWRIIFVGRKIKPE